One Urechidicola croceus genomic window, TTGCCAGTAGGTGCTGTGCTAATTTTAATTTTGCCTGCAAACTTTTCTACAACTGCAATTATTTTCTGTATGATTTTAATGCTTACTTTCTTAGGAGGCTATCCTGTAAAATACATTTTATACATATTTGGTGTTGGAGCTGTAGCGCTCACCTTATTTATTTTAACAGCTAAAGCTTTTCCAGATTTAATGCCTAATCGTGTTGATACATGGATAAGTCGAGTTGAAAATTTTTCAGATAAAAATGCTGAAGAAGCGTATCAAGTTGAAAAAGCAAAAATAGCAATTGCAACAGGAGGAATTCCAGGAAGAGGACCGGGAAAAAGTGTACAAAAGAACTTTTTACCACAATCATCATCTGATTTTATTTATGCAATTATTGTTGAAGAGTACGGATTAATTATTGGAGGAATAGGAGTGGTTTTAGTTTATTTTTTCTTGCTTTTTAGAATTATGATGGTTGCAAAAAAAGCACAAACCATTTTTGCAACTTTGTTAGTTGTGGGAGTTGGGTTTCCTATAATTTTTCAGGCATTAATAAATATGGCGGTAGCTACAAACTTATTTCCAGTTACAGGGCAAACATTACCCTTAATAAGTAGTGGAGGGACATCAATTTGGATGACTTGCTTTGCTATTGGAATGATATTGAGTGTGAGTTCAGCAAAAGATGAATCACCAAATGAAATTGAGCATGATAACCCTTTAAATGTTTTGCATGAAGCAATCGATTAACATATTGTTGAGTGGTGGAGGAACAGGTGGGCATATTTATCCTGCGGTGTCTATTGCTAATGAATTAAAGTCTAGATATCCTCAGGCTAATTTCTTGTTTGTTGGAGCAAGAGATAGAATGGAAATGGAGAAAGTACCACAATCTGGATATGAAATTAGAGGATTGTGGATCTCAGGAATACAACGCAGTTTATCATTTAAAAATATAACTTTTCCTTTTAAGTTGATAAGTAGTATTAGGGAAGCAAGAAAAATAATAAAAACATTTAAGCCAGATGTAGTTATTGGAACAGGTGGTTTTGCAAGTGGACCTACGCTACATGTTGCAAGTAAGAGTCGAATTCCAACATTGATTCAAGAGCAAAATTCTTATCCAGGAATTACCAATAGGTTGTTAGCAAAAAAAGTTGATAAGATATGTGTTGCTTATGATAATTTAGAACGATTTTTCCCATCCAATAAAATTGTAAAGACTGGGAATCCAGTTCGTCAAGATTTATTAGATATTGAATCAAAAACAGAAGAAGCAAAGACATTTTTTAAGTTAGATAAATTAAAAAAAACCTTGCTGATTTTAGGTGGTAGTCTTGGGGCAAGAGCAATAAATAAATTAGTTGAAGGTCAAATAAATTGGCTTGTTGAAAAAGGAGTGCAAGTCATTTGGCAAACAGGTAAGTTGTATTTCGATGATTATAAAAGATATGAGAAGTTACAAGGTGTGCAAGTTTATGCTTTTTTAAATAGAATGGATTTGGCGTATGCGTCTGCAAATTTTATTGTGAGTAGAGCAGGAGCAGGTTCAGTTTCTGAATTGTGTATTGTTGGTAAACCTACAATATTTATTCCATCTCCAAATGTAGCGGAAAATCATCAAGTTAAAAATGCCAAAGCAGTAGTTGATAAAAATGGGGCAGTAATGATTCAAGAAAAAGAATTAGATAGTTTTCAAAATCAATTTGAAAATTTATTAAATAGTATATCACAGCAACAAGAATTAAGTCAAAATATTAAAAAATTAGCATTGCCAAATGCGACAAAAACAATAGTTGACGAAATTGAAAAAATGATTCAAAATTAAGAATGAATTTAAACGAAATACATAATGTTTATTTTGTAGGAATCGGAGGGATTGGTATGAGTTCTTTGGCGCGTTACTTTGTCGAGAATGGAAAAAATGTCGCAGGTTTTGATAAGGTTGAATCAGGAATAACTAGAGAGTTACAACGGTTGAATATTAATATTCATTATCAAGATTCTATTCATTTAATTCCAAATGAATTTAAAAACACAACCAAAACTTTGGTAGTGTATACGCCGGCTGTACCAACACACAATAGTGAATTATCTTATTTTATAGAACATGGGTTTGAGATAATGAAACGTTCAAGAATGTTGGGTGAAATTACAAAAAGCACAATATGTTTAGCAGTTGCTGGTACACATGGTAAAACAACAACTTCAGCAATTTTAGGACATATTTTAAAAGAGAGCGGAGTAAATGCTACTTCTTTTTTAGGAGGGATTGCTGAGAATTACAATTCAAATTTAATTCTTGGAGGAGATCAAATTTCTGTTGTAGAGGCTGATGAATTTGACCGTTCATTTTTGAGACTTTCACCAAACATTGCGTGTATAACATCTATGGATGCAGATCATTTGGATATATACGGGCAGGCTGAAGAATTAGTTAAATCATTCAATGATTTTTCAAAGAAAGTATCTGATAAATTGATAGTGTGTAAAGGTTTGCCTATTGATGGCTTAACGTATGCATTTAATGAAAAGGCCGATTTTTATGCCGATAATATTAAGATAGAGAATGGAACTTACATTTTTGATGTAAAAACTCCGACTGAAATAATTACCAATGTGGAGTTTCACCTCCCAGGAAAACATAATGTGCTAAATGCTGTAGGTGCTTTGGCAATGGCTAATACATTTGGAGTTTCGCTCCAAGACATTGCCAAGGCTTTACTTTCATTTAAAGGAGTTAGACGTCGATTTTCATATAAGATTAAAACAGAAAATCTAGTTTTGATTGATGATTATGCACATCATCCTACTGAGATAAATGCAGTAATTGATTCAGTAAGAGAAATGTATCCAGGAAAGCAAGTACAAGGAATTTTTCAGCCACATTTATTTAGTAGAACGAGAGATTTTATTGAAGAATTTGCCAAAAGTTTGTCAAAATTTGATGAGATAATTTTGTTGGATATATATCCTGCAAGAGAATTGCCAATTGAAGGCGTTACATCTGAGTGGCTTTTGGAAAAAATCACATTAGAAAATAAAAAAATATCTTCTAAAGCAGAGTTAGCGGATAATATAAAAAAATCAAAGGCACCGATAAAAGTGATGATAGGTGCTGGAGATATAGGAGAATTAGTTAGTCAAATTCAAAAAGAATTACAAGTTGAAGGTTAATTGGATTTACATAAAAGGAGTATTACTAATTGGATTAGTTTCGTTTTTATTTGGGTTTTCCAATTATAAAAATTCAAGCCAAAAAGTGTCTGATATTGATATTCAATTCGAACAAGGAGACAATCTTTTTATGAGTTATGAAATGGTTAATAAGTTGTTAATACAAAATGGTGGGTCGGTTAAAAATCAAGCAAAATCATTAATAGATTTGAATGAGTTAGAAAATCATGTCTTGGCACACCCAATGGTCGAAAATGCAACTTCGTTTTTGACAGTTGATGGTAGACTAAAAACAAGAATAAAACAACGTACACCAATAGGTAGAATTAACACTTCGTCTGAATCTTATTATATTGATAGACAAGGGGAAGAAATGCCTTTATCTGAAAATTATTCTGCTCGAGTTCCGCTCGTTACAGGAATTTTGAAAGAGCAGAATATGGATGATTTATATAGTTTGTTAACCTATATTCATGGAGATGATTTTTTAACAAAACAAATAGTGGGGGTACACGTATTTGACGAAAATCAATTTAAATTGATGACTAGAATCGGTGGACACGAAATCGATTTAGGAAAAATTGACCATCTCCAGACAAAATTTAAAAACTTGAAAGCGTTTTATAACCACACAATGGTAAATAAAACAATTGAGAATTATAATAAAATAAGTTTAAAATACAACAATCAAGTTGTATGTACTAAAAAAAATGAATAATGGAGCCTAATGATATTTCGGTAGGATTGGATATTGGAACAACAAAAATTGTTGCAATGATTGGTCGTAAAAACGAATACGGTAAAATTGAATTACTCGGAATAGGAAAAGCCAAGAGTTTGGGTGTTCACCGTGGTGTTGTAAATAATATTACACAAACAATTCAATCAATACAACAAGCTGTTGACGAGGCTATTGCGGTATCTGGAGTTCAGATTTCTGATGCTATAGTTGGTATTGCTGGGCAACATATTCGTAGTTTACAACATAGCGATTATATAACACGTCCAAATTCAGAAGAAGTAATTGATGAAACTGATTTAGAAAAATTAGAAAATCAAGTACATAAGTTAGTGATGCTTCCAGGTGAAGAAATTATTCATGTTTTACCACAAGAATTTAAAGTAGATGGTCAAGCAGAAATAAAAGAACCTATCGGGATGTATGGTGGCCGTTTAGAAGCCAATTTTCATGTAGTAGTGGGTCAAGTTTCTTCAATAAAAAACATTGGGCGCTGTATTAAAAGTGCAGGGTTAGATTTAGCAGGAATTACTTTAGAACCTTTAGCTTCTGCAGATGCAGTTTTGAGTCGTGAAGAAAAAGAAGCAGGAGTTGCTTTAATTGATATAGGCGGTGGAACTACAGATTTGGCAATTTTTAAAGATGGTATTATTCGTCATACGGCGGTAATTCCATTTGGTGGAAATGTAATTACTGAAGATATTAAAGAAGGATGCTCAATTATTGAAAAGCAAGCAGAACTTTTAAAAACAAAGTTTGGTTCGGCTTGGCCTGGAGAAAATAAGGACAATGAGATTGTATCTATACCAGGACTTCGAGGACGTGATCCAAAAGAAATTACCCTAAAGAATCTCTCAAAAATAATTCATGCACGTGTAGTTGAAATTATAGAGCAAACATTTGTTGAAATTAGAAATTACGGTCATGAAGAACCAAAGAAAAAATTAATTGCAGGAATAGTACTTACAGGTGGTGGAGCTCAATTAAACCACATCAAGCAATTAGTTGAATATATTACTGGAATGGATACAAGAATTGGCTATCCAAATGAGCATTTGGCCGGAGATTCAGACGAAAGTATTTCAAGCCCTATGTACGCAACAGCAGTTGGTTTATTAATGAAAGGATTAAATGATAAGAGAAAGAAATCAGTAAAAAATATTGAACCTGAGATTGAAGAAACAATTGATGAGACACCAGCCGAAGATATAATTGAAGAGAAGAAGCCAGAAAAAATAGATAAAAAATCACTTTTTGAACGTTGGTCAGACAAATTCAGAGATTTTTTAGATAATGCAGAATAATAATTGATTAAGAAAATAATAAAAACCAGAAGACCCTACTAGTTATGGATAATTTTAATAATATTTCATTTGATTTACCAAAAAATCAATCTAATGTAATCAAAGTCATTGGTGTCGGTGGAGGCGGTAGCAATGCCGTAAATCACATGTTAACCCAAGGAATAAACGGTGTAGATTTTGTAGTGTGTAATACAGATTCTCAAGCACTTGAAAATAGCCAAGTTCCGTCAAAAATACAATTAGGTATAACACTTACCGAAGGTTTAGGAGCAGGAGCAAATCCAGAAATAGGACAGCGTTCGGCAATGGAAAGTGAAGAAGAAATCAAAAAAATGTTGGGTAGTAATACCAAAATGGTTTTTATCAATGCCGGAATGGGTGGAGGAACAGGTACTGGTGCTGCGCCAGTAATTGCAAAATTCGCCAGAGAACTAGATTTGTTAACTATTGGTATAGTAACAATTCCATTTTCATTTGAAGGAAAAACAAGAAACGATCAAGCACAAAAAGGAATCGAAGAATTGCGTAAGCATGTTGATTCATTAGTTGTAATAAATAATAATAAATTAAGAGAGGTCTACGGTAATTTAGGGTTTAAAGCAGGTTTCTCAAAAGCAGATGAAGTTTTAGCAACAGCATCTCGTGGTATAGCCGAAGTAATAACACATCACTATACACAAAATATTGATTTACGTGATGCTAAAACAGTACTTGCTAATAGTGGTACTGCTATTATGGGGTCTGCAAAAGCATCTGGTCAAAATAGAGCTGAAGAAGCTATTATAAAAGCGCTTGATTCACCATTGTTAAATGATAATAAAATTACTGGAGCAAAGAATGTATTATTATTGATTGTTTCAGGAAGTGATGAAATTACTATTGATGAGATTGGTGAAATTAATGATTTTATTCAGTCAGAAGCCAAAACTAGTGTGAATATTATAATGGGTGTTGGTGAAGATGAATCATTGGGAGAAGCAATTTCTGTAACCATTGTCGCTACAGGATTTCACAAAGATCAGCAAAATGAAATTTCAAATATTGAAACTAAAAAAATCATACATAGTTTAGAAGAAGAACAAGAAGTTACATATGATTTTTCTAAAAGTGAAGAGTTAGTTCCATCAGTAAAAGATCCTGTTATTGTACATACTTTGGTTGATGATGTTGAAGAAAAGCCAGTAAAAATTGTACATAGTTTAGAAGAAGTAGGAGAAGAAATTGAACTGATTCCAACGTCCAAATTTATTAAGGATATTGATGTTGTATATGATGAGATTTCATATGAAAAAATGGATGATTTTGTTATAACTTCTGTAGTTAATGAAATTGAGGTGAATGATTATGAAGAAGTAGTAGCAAGTGAAAATGAGAATGATAATCAGTTTACATTCACATTTGATATGCCACTTAAAGGCTCAAATAAAGATGATGAAACAATTGAATCAATAAATGAAATTGAAGTTTTTGATCACGTTGTTATAAAACCAACCGAAGAGAAAGTTGAAAAAATACGTTATCAGTTAGAGGATTATGATGAAGTTGAAAAAGGCATGACCCAAAATAAAAAAACGACAATAGTTCAAGAGAAAGTTGAAGAAGAATTACAAATGAACCTTAGAACTAAACTTGTTGATGATGTTGAGCAACCAATAGATAGACAAGAAGTTTCTCCATTAAATTTGACTATTTCAGAATTGCAAAATAGATCTCAAGATCGAAAAAATAAAATGAAACAATTCAATTATAAATTTGTAAATAAATTGAATAAAAATATTGATGAAATTGAGCGTGAACCTGCTTATAAAAGAATGGGTGTAGAATTAGATCAAAACATTTCATCATCTGATGTAAATCAATCAAGAACAACATTAAGTGTTGATGAAAATGATGATTTGCAATTTCGTTCAAACAATTCATTTCTACACGACAACGTAGATTAAGGCTCACTTACCCTGAGACTATTACCCCTAAGAAAACTCGAATTCTTTCATTAAGTTGATATGTCTTCGAGTTTTTTTTATCTTCGCACTTCAAAGAAAATTAGATATGAGTTTACAATCAAAAATAATGGAGCAAATGAAAGCCGCAATGAAATCTAAAAATGCTTTAGCATTAGAATCATTACGTGCAATTAAGTCAGAAATTTTATTGGCTCAAACCAAAGGAGATGCTTCAGACTTTACTAAGGATGATGAAATCAAATTATTGCAAAAATTGGTAAAGCAAAGAAAGGATAGCGCTACTCTTTATATAGAACAAGGACGACAAGATTTAGCAGATCCTGAATTGGCTCAAGCAGAAGTTATCGCACAATTTTTGCCAGAACAAATGAATGCTGATGACTTAAAGAAATTTATTTCAGAAATTATTGCAAAAGTAGGTGCTTCAGGAATGAAAGATATGGGAAAAGTTATGGGAATGGCTTCAAAAGAATTGGCTGGTAAAGCCGACGGTAAAGCAATTTCAACAGTTGTAAAAGAATTGTTATCATAAATTGATATAAACAACAACGGCCTCGTGGCGCAACTGAATAGCGCACTGGATTTCGGCTCCAGCGGTTGCAGGTTTGAATCCTGCCGAGGTCACGAATGAATACAGAATTAAAAAATAATAAAATTTACTTTATTATTTTTTAATCTTTATTTTTAAAACAGAGTTTTAAGGATCATTTATGAATCCTGCCGAGGTCTCGAATAAGAAATAAACTAGAAAATTATCTCTTAAAAATTCAACCCTTTAAATACCTAGAGTTATTCTTAGTATAGTTAAAAGTATTTTATTTAAAAATACAGATATTCATAGATTTGTATTCTTTCCTCAAAAATTGAGTGCTTATGAACAACTCATAATTTCTGATAAAATATCCTTTTACAATAATCTTTCTGAAAAGAATAAAAAATACTTTGATCATAGAGTAATTCGATTTATTGACAACCATAATTTTGTAAGTAGAGAAGGGGTTAAAATAACTAAAGAAATTAAATTATTAGTAGCGGCAACTGCCGTTAAATTGACTTTTGGTTATAGGCGTTTTTTATTTTCTAGAATAAATACAATAATTATTTATCCAAACAATTATTTTTCAAATATTACTCAACAATATCATAAAGGAGAAACAAATCCAAAATATAGAACTATTGCATTATCTTGGGAAGATTTCAAAGAAGGTTTAAAGATTGAAAATGACAATTTAGATTTGGGAATTCATGAATTTACTCATGCTCTTCATTTTAGTTTTTTATCTGAAAGAAGTTTTAGTGCATCGCACTTTAAAGAAAGTTATAAAAAACTTCTATTATTTTTAGAAGATAAAGAAGAACAGAAAAAATTGATTGAAACAGGATACCTTAGAGAGTATGCATATGAAA contains:
- a CDS encoding GatB/YqeY domain-containing protein, which produces MSLQSKIMEQMKAAMKSKNALALESLRAIKSEILLAQTKGDASDFTKDDEIKLLQKLVKQRKDSATLYIEQGRQDLADPELAQAEVIAQFLPEQMNADDLKKFISEIIAKVGASGMKDMGKVMGMASKELAGKADGKAISTVVKELLS
- a CDS encoding zinc-dependent peptidase; its protein translation is MSAYEQLIISDKISFYNNLSEKNKKYFDHRVIRFIDNHNFVSREGVKITKEIKLLVAATAVKLTFGYRRFLFSRINTIIIYPNNYFSNITQQYHKGETNPKYRTIALSWEDFKEGLKIENDNLDLGIHEFTHALHFSFLSERSFSASHFKESYKKLLLFLEDKEEQKKLIETGYLREYAYENQYEFLAVLVEHFFESPTKFQNYHPEIYSHVRQILNWKLKH
- the ftsA gene encoding cell division protein FtsA — encoded protein: MEPNDISVGLDIGTTKIVAMIGRKNEYGKIELLGIGKAKSLGVHRGVVNNITQTIQSIQQAVDEAIAVSGVQISDAIVGIAGQHIRSLQHSDYITRPNSEEVIDETDLEKLENQVHKLVMLPGEEIIHVLPQEFKVDGQAEIKEPIGMYGGRLEANFHVVVGQVSSIKNIGRCIKSAGLDLAGITLEPLASADAVLSREEKEAGVALIDIGGGTTDLAIFKDGIIRHTAVIPFGGNVITEDIKEGCSIIEKQAELLKTKFGSAWPGENKDNEIVSIPGLRGRDPKEITLKNLSKIIHARVVEIIEQTFVEIRNYGHEEPKKKLIAGIVLTGGGAQLNHIKQLVEYITGMDTRIGYPNEHLAGDSDESISSPMYATAVGLLMKGLNDKRKKSVKNIEPEIEETIDETPAEDIIEEKKPEKIDKKSLFERWSDKFRDFLDNAE
- the murG gene encoding undecaprenyldiphospho-muramoylpentapeptide beta-N-acetylglucosaminyltransferase → MKQSINILLSGGGTGGHIYPAVSIANELKSRYPQANFLFVGARDRMEMEKVPQSGYEIRGLWISGIQRSLSFKNITFPFKLISSIREARKIIKTFKPDVVIGTGGFASGPTLHVASKSRIPTLIQEQNSYPGITNRLLAKKVDKICVAYDNLERFFPSNKIVKTGNPVRQDLLDIESKTEEAKTFFKLDKLKKTLLILGGSLGARAINKLVEGQINWLVEKGVQVIWQTGKLYFDDYKRYEKLQGVQVYAFLNRMDLAYASANFIVSRAGAGSVSELCIVGKPTIFIPSPNVAENHQVKNAKAVVDKNGAVMIQEKELDSFQNQFENLLNSISQQQELSQNIKKLALPNATKTIVDEIEKMIQN
- the ftsZ gene encoding cell division protein FtsZ; protein product: MDNFNNISFDLPKNQSNVIKVIGVGGGGSNAVNHMLTQGINGVDFVVCNTDSQALENSQVPSKIQLGITLTEGLGAGANPEIGQRSAMESEEEIKKMLGSNTKMVFINAGMGGGTGTGAAPVIAKFARELDLLTIGIVTIPFSFEGKTRNDQAQKGIEELRKHVDSLVVINNNKLREVYGNLGFKAGFSKADEVLATASRGIAEVITHHYTQNIDLRDAKTVLANSGTAIMGSAKASGQNRAEEAIIKALDSPLLNDNKITGAKNVLLLIVSGSDEITIDEIGEINDFIQSEAKTSVNIIMGVGEDESLGEAISVTIVATGFHKDQQNEISNIETKKIIHSLEEEQEVTYDFSKSEELVPSVKDPVIVHTLVDDVEEKPVKIVHSLEEVGEEIELIPTSKFIKDIDVVYDEISYEKMDDFVITSVVNEIEVNDYEEVVASENENDNQFTFTFDMPLKGSNKDDETIESINEIEVFDHVVIKPTEEKVEKIRYQLEDYDEVEKGMTQNKKTTIVQEKVEEELQMNLRTKLVDDVEQPIDRQEVSPLNLTISELQNRSQDRKNKMKQFNYKFVNKLNKNIDEIEREPAYKRMGVELDQNISSSDVNQSRTTLSVDENDDLQFRSNNSFLHDNVD
- a CDS encoding cell division protein FtsQ/DivIB, whose translation is MKVNWIYIKGVLLIGLVSFLFGFSNYKNSSQKVSDIDIQFEQGDNLFMSYEMVNKLLIQNGGSVKNQAKSLIDLNELENHVLAHPMVENATSFLTVDGRLKTRIKQRTPIGRINTSSESYYIDRQGEEMPLSENYSARVPLVTGILKEQNMDDLYSLLTYIHGDDFLTKQIVGVHVFDENQFKLMTRIGGHEIDLGKIDHLQTKFKNLKAFYNHTMVNKTIENYNKISLKYNNQVVCTKKNE
- a CDS encoding FtsW/RodA/SpoVE family cell cycle protein translates to MSNLIKNMKGDRAIWFAVGLLALFSFMPIYSASTNLVYVVESATSTNSILFKHAALLFLGFIILYVVHKIPYRYFSGGSVLMLPLVFLLLLFTLTQGNEIGGANASRWIRIPFVGIGFQTSTLAGLVLMTYVARYLAKNKENEILFKESLWQLWLPVGAVLILILPANFSTTAIIFCMILMLTFLGGYPVKYILYIFGVGAVALTLFILTAKAFPDLMPNRVDTWISRVENFSDKNAEEAYQVEKAKIAIATGGIPGRGPGKSVQKNFLPQSSSDFIYAIIVEEYGLIIGGIGVVLVYFFLLFRIMMVAKKAQTIFATLLVVGVGFPIIFQALINMAVATNLFPVTGQTLPLISSGGTSIWMTCFAIGMILSVSSAKDESPNEIEHDNPLNVLHEAID
- the murC gene encoding UDP-N-acetylmuramate--L-alanine ligase, producing MNLNEIHNVYFVGIGGIGMSSLARYFVENGKNVAGFDKVESGITRELQRLNINIHYQDSIHLIPNEFKNTTKTLVVYTPAVPTHNSELSYFIEHGFEIMKRSRMLGEITKSTICLAVAGTHGKTTTSAILGHILKESGVNATSFLGGIAENYNSNLILGGDQISVVEADEFDRSFLRLSPNIACITSMDADHLDIYGQAEELVKSFNDFSKKVSDKLIVCKGLPIDGLTYAFNEKADFYADNIKIENGTYIFDVKTPTEIITNVEFHLPGKHNVLNAVGALAMANTFGVSLQDIAKALLSFKGVRRRFSYKIKTENLVLIDDYAHHPTEINAVIDSVREMYPGKQVQGIFQPHLFSRTRDFIEEFAKSLSKFDEIILLDIYPARELPIEGVTSEWLLEKITLENKKISSKAELADNIKKSKAPIKVMIGAGDIGELVSQIQKELQVEG